TGGACAATCACGATCCATTATACTGAAGTCAGAGAAATTGCTTGGTGATATCATCAATTTGAACAAGTATATTGCAGAAGAATCTTCAAAGATTGCATTGCCAATGGCCGAAAAGAGAAAGGTGCAGTTGTTTATTGTCGCAATATTGTGCATTATAATCTCAAATTCTATAGCTTTTTGGATTTCATTTCTAGTTACAAAGCCAGTTAAAAGAACAGTTGACTATTCAATTGCAGTTTCTGGCGGTGATTTAAACAAAAGTCTTGATATACAACAGAGTGATGAAATAGGAGTGTTGGCTGATAACCTCCGGATGATGGTTGAAAGCTTGAAGTTAAAGATCCAGGAGGCTGATCAAAAAAGCAATGAGGCCGCTATTGAAGCTGAGAAGGCTCAGCAAGCGACCCTTGAGGCCAACGACGCTAAAGCGAAAGCAGAACGTGCTAAAGCAGAGGGCATGCTTCAGGCTGCTCACCAATTAGATGGTGTCGTCGAAGTAGTCACATCTGCATCCGAAGAACTCTCGGCCCAGATCGAACAGTCGAGTCGTGGTTCTGAAGAACAATCGAATCGGGTAAGTGAAACTGCAACCGCCATGGAAGAAATGAACGCGACGGTTTTGGAAGTTGCGAGAAACGCTTCCCAGGCTGCTGAAACTGCCGACAAAGCCAAGCGCCAAGCCGAAGACGGTTCGCAGGTTGTTGCTCAAGTGGTCAAGGGGATTGGAGAGGTTCAATCATCTGCACTTGAACTCAAAACCGATATGACCTCCCTTGGCAAACAGGCCGAAGGAATTGGTCAAATCCTCAACGTCATTTCAGACATCGCTGACCAGACCAACTTGCTGGCTCTTAATGCGGCCATCGAAGCTGCGCGTGCTGGTGATGCTGGACGCGGCTTTGCGGTTGTCGCCGATGAAGTACGAAAGCTTGCTGAAAAGACCATGACCGCCACCAAAGAAGTCGGCGATGCCATTCGTGGGATTCAAGAGGGGGCACGGAAAAACATCTCCAACGTCGAACACGCGGTTTCAAAGATCGATGCTGCGACTGGGTTGGCGGGTAAGTCTGGTGAAGCACTGAACGAGATTGTATCTCTCGTTGAGAAAACAACTGACCAAGTCCGGTCGATAGCCACCGCATCTGAACAGCAATCGGCAGCCAGTGAAGAGATCAATCGGAGCATCGAGGACGTCAACCGGATTTCATCTGAGACATCCGATGCGATGAGACAATCCGCTCAGGCTGTTGGTGAACTTGCTCATCAAGCCCAGGTGCTCAAAAACTTGATCGACCAGATGAAGGATGAGGGCGGTGCAGGGTCGGGCTCTACTAGTACGGTTTTGGGTAGTCGAAAGACCTTGGCATTGACGTAGGATACAAAGAGCGAGCGTCGATCCTGGCTCAGACCAGGGATACACGAAGGGGGCCGCGCACCCTTTTCTACAAGGATGAGCACTGACGCGGGATTTGACGCAGGGGCAGCCGGAGAGAGTCACAGGGGATGTTATTTTTACCCTGGCC
This genomic stretch from Fundidesulfovibrio putealis DSM 16056 harbors:
- a CDS encoding HAMP domain-containing methyl-accepting chemotaxis protein — protein: MKNLKLRTKLFLISAVSTLMAALLCVVGYIGIDETDSSLMEVAEVRLPSLVGLYMMQNAQIAILCSERSMLVPEFVTEKEVNFQEQRVSNLIKLAEKGFSIYEPLPQTKEEEILWKQFLPVWKDWKASQGEIISLVKQGKRSEAIALSTGQSRSIILKSEKLLGDIINLNKYIAEESSKIALPMAEKRKVQLFIVAILCIIISNSIAFWISFLVTKPVKRTVDYSIAVSGGDLNKSLDIQQSDEIGVLADNLRMMVESLKLKIQEADQKSNEAAIEAEKAQQATLEANDAKAKAERAKAEGMLQAAHQLDGVVEVVTSASEELSAQIEQSSRGSEEQSNRVSETATAMEEMNATVLEVARNASQAAETADKAKRQAEDGSQVVAQVVKGIGEVQSSALELKTDMTSLGKQAEGIGQILNVISDIADQTNLLALNAAIEAARAGDAGRGFAVVADEVRKLAEKTMTATKEVGDAIRGIQEGARKNISNVEHAVSKIDAATGLAGKSGEALNEIVSLVEKTTDQVRSIATASEQQSAASEEINRSIEDVNRISSETSDAMRQSAQAVGELAHQAQVLKNLIDQMKDEGGAGSGSTSTVLGSRKTLALT